One genomic segment of Triplophysa rosa linkage group LG22, Trosa_1v2, whole genome shotgun sequence includes these proteins:
- the ccar2 gene encoding cell cycle and apoptosis regulator protein 2 isoform X1: MSHHRILHHSGYKIQEKGKSDMETQMRQRVFTGVVTQMQEHHGIVDQEVHFPVSVVVGRVPVVGEKVLVKAVQDPLKSISWMAQRVQTLNGQPFKSPPPLLPSMSTNTKPGILGNKPQPLLKSPKIPPLIPSMQPNPGGMIQMSHHQQMPWNGPFEGWGGGRKRHLEVMGGRRGGRWEDSSGGSWGGDSVHQKRKRWRAVSEDEVPKKSASINPHSSPLFSCFSRDTQSCDPLELQRRYPHMQRPSDLFHLQLSWTESFPPNHPLRLRGPCLFHMGSHQPETAATVSESTGSTFTVRVLLLSTPCLEDFYSLCCNLSKDGQTQKDAVHPTTLLKFMLTDIGGELRLPGGSWSSSTDGAEPVKDSQTLINTAVRCVKHQTALDLSACTQWHRMAELKYLSEGKTETVVVFLPDVWSLMPTATEWTLLRQEQQNAESTPPEVPSLVFNPAAGVNVSVVCLSSLLESQSSQTRDSCEVSLMAEMFSEMLQRDFGLQLYQCLCSLPQGPSVSSACHKEDNSTSVSLQEDKAEKTDERHAKKKATDAKKRRVKETDEQGDTDGISAKDETEPAEKPLDHVKESKTQTGGGDAQSSMTSDNQTSKDNERPPGWIAELPRKVLLSWTFFDRQLTGSVREQDLLNILLSLGLYISPAQALDLVRKTTVNGICVYRNLCSRWTDTDHTDDIISAEGNKALLAVQPCREKASARRSSPNHKTDVVNYKGNVINIPNLLRTLESSRTAQHELEKQIATLQSRLEAAEAMDSSSQHDTSQHEELKRNLQKAETLNKTYERSLRENTSQVMSVIEKMQKMVEQTAALTEDVKDKM, translated from the exons ATGTCACATCATAGAATTTTACACCACAGCGGATACAAAATACAA GAGAAAGGAAAATCTGATATGGAGACTCAG ATGCGGCAGCGGGTTTTTACCGGGGTGGTCACTCAGATGCAGGAGCATCATGGGATTGTGGATCAGGAGGTTCATTTCCCAGTGAG TGTTGTGGTGGGTCGCGTCCCGGTGGTGGGGGAAAAGGTCCTGGTAAAGGCAGTTCAGGACCCCCTGAAATCCATCAGCTGGATGGCTCAGAGGGTCCAGACCCTCAATGGACAG CCCTTTAAATCTCCTCCTCCGCTGCTGCCATCCATGTCTACAAACACGAAGCCTGGAATTTTAGGAAATAAACCACAACCACTGCTGAAATCTCCTAAGATCCCACCcctgattcccagcatgcagcCAAATCCAG GTGGTATGATCCAGATGTCCCATCATCAGCAGATGCCGTGGAACGGTCCATTTGAAGGTTGGGGCGGGGGAAGAAAGAGACATTTAGAGGTCATGGGTGGACGGAGAGGTGGACGCTG GGAGGACAGCAGCGGAGGTTCGTGGGGAGGAGACTCCGTCCACCAAAAGAGGAAAAGATGGAGGGCCGTCTCAGAGGATGAAGTGCCAAAAAAGAGCGCGTCGATAAACCCACACAGCAGTCCTCTCTTCTCCTGCTTCTCCAGGGACAC CCAATCCTGTGACCCTCTGGAGCTGCAGCGGAGGTACCCACACATGCAGAGGCCCTCAGACCTCTTCCACCTTCAGTTGTCCTGGACCGAGAGTTTCCCTCCCAACCATCCTCTGCGTCTGAGGGGTCCGTGTCTGTTTCACATGGGGTCACACCAGCCTGAGACTGCAGCAACTGTCAGCGAGTCCACAGGTTCCACATTCACCGTGAGG GTTCTGTTACTTTCAACGCCGTGTCTTGAGGACTTTTATTCACTGTGTTGTAATCTCTCAAAGGACGGTCAGACGCAGAAGGATGCTGTTCACCCCACAACACTGCTTAAG TTCATGTTGACAGACATCGGAGGGGAACTGCGTCTCCCGGGAGGTTCATGGTCATCCAGTACTGATGGAGCAGAGCCTGTGAAGGACAGTCAGACTCTGATCAACACTGCCGTCCGTTGTGTGAAGCATCAGACAGCCCTGGACCTCTCAGCCTGCACACAGTG GCACCGGATGGCTGAGCTCAAATATCTGTCTGAAGGAAAAACGGAGACGGTCGTGGTGTTTTTGCCAGATGTGTGGAGTCTGATGCCAACAGCGACAGAGTGGACGCTTTTACGGCAAGAACAGCAG AATGCTGAATCGACACCTCCCGAGGTTCCGTCTTTGGTTTTTAATCCAGCTGCTGGTGTGAATGTGTCCGTCGTGTGTCTGTCATCACTGTTGGAATCGCAGAGCTCTCAGACGAGGGACAGCTGTGAG GTGAGTCTAATGGCGGAGATGTTCAGCGAGATGCTGCAGAGGGATTTTGGACTTCAGCTGTATCAGTGTCTCTGCAGTCTGCCGCAGGGTCCTAGTGTCTCTTCCGCCTGCCACAAAGAAGACAACAGCACGTCTGTG TCTCTGCAGGAGGACAAGGCAGAAAAAACAGATGAGCGGCACGCGAAAAAGAAAGCAACAGATGCTAAAAAGAGAAGAGTTAAAGAGACTGATGAGCAGGGAGACACAGATGGGATTTCAGCGAAGGACGAGACTGAGCCAGCTGAGAAACCATTGGATCATGTGAAAGAGAGTAAAACTCAAACTGGAGGAGGAGACGCTCAGAGCAGCATGACATCAGACAATCAGACGTCTAAAGACAAC GAACGTCCACCAGGTTGGATCGCTGAACTTCCTCGTAAAGTTCTTTTGTCATGGACGTTCTTTGACCGGCAGCTGACAGGAAGCGTCAGAGAGCAAGACCTCCTCAACATCCTGCTCTCTCTCGGCCTGTATATCAGTCCTGCTCAG GCGCTAGATCTGGTCAGGAAGACAACGGTCAACGGAATTTGTGTCTACAGAAACCTGTGCAGTCGCTGGACAGACACAGATCACacagatgacatcatcagcGCTGAGG GGAATAAAGCGCTGTTGGCCGTACAGCCCTGCAGAGAGAAAGCCTCCGCCCGGCGCTCTTCTCCCAATCATAAAACAGATGTAGTGAACTACAAAGGGAACGTCATCAACATACCGAATCTGCTGCGGACCTTGGAGAGCAGCAGAACAGCCCAACATGAACTAGAGAAACAGATCGCCACGCTACAGTCCAGACTGG AGGCAGCAGAGGCGATGGACTCCTCTAGTCAGCACGATACGAGCCAACATGAAGAGCTGAAGAGGAATTTACAGAAAGCCGAGACGCTTAACAAAACATACGAGAGGAGTTTGAGAGAAAACACCAGCCAGGTGATGTCTGTCATTGAGAAGATGCAGAAAATGGTTGAACAG ACAGCAGCCCTCACAGAGGATGTAAAAGACAAGATGTAG
- the ccar2 gene encoding cell cycle and apoptosis regulator protein 2 isoform X3, with protein MSHHRILHHSGYKIQEKGKSDMETQMRQRVFTGVVTQMQEHHGIVDQEVHFPVSVVVGRVPVVGEKVLVKAVQDPLKSISWMAQRVQTLNGQPFKSPPPLLPSMSTNTKPGILGNKPQPLLKSPKIPPLIPSMQPNPGGMIQMSHHQQMPWNGPFEGWGGGRKRHLEVMGGRRGGRWEDSSGGSWGGDSVHQKRKRWRAVSEDEVPKKSASINPHSSPLFSCFSRDTQSCDPLELQRRYPHMQRPSDLFHLQLSWTESFPPNHPLRLRGPCLFHMGSHQPETAATVSESTGSTFTVRVLLLSTPCLEDFYSLCCNLSKDGQTQKDAVHPTTLLKFMLTDIGGELRLPGGSWSSSTDGAEPVKDSQTLINTAVRCVKHQTALDLSACTQWHRMAELKYLSEGKTETVVVFLPDVWSLMPTATEWTLLRQEQQNAESTPPEVPSLVFNPAAGVNVSVVCLSSLLESQSSQTRDSCEVSLMAEMFSEMLQRDFGLQLYQCLCSLPQGPSVSSACHKEDNSTSVSLQEDKAEKTDERHAKKKATDAKKRRVKETDEQGDTDGISAKDETEPAEKPLDHVKESKTQTGGGDAQSSMTSDNQTSKDNERPPGWIAELPRKVLLSWTFFDRQLTGSVREQDLLNILLSLGLYISPAQALDLVRKTTVNGICVYRNLCSRWTDTDHTDDIISAEGNKALLAVQPCREKASARRSSPNHKTDVVNYKGNVINIPNLLRTLESSRTAQHELEKQIATLQSRLEAAEAMDSSSQHDTSQHEELKRNLQKAETLNKTYERSLRENTSQVMSVIEKMQKMVEQQPSQRM; from the exons ATGTCACATCATAGAATTTTACACCACAGCGGATACAAAATACAA GAGAAAGGAAAATCTGATATGGAGACTCAG ATGCGGCAGCGGGTTTTTACCGGGGTGGTCACTCAGATGCAGGAGCATCATGGGATTGTGGATCAGGAGGTTCATTTCCCAGTGAG TGTTGTGGTGGGTCGCGTCCCGGTGGTGGGGGAAAAGGTCCTGGTAAAGGCAGTTCAGGACCCCCTGAAATCCATCAGCTGGATGGCTCAGAGGGTCCAGACCCTCAATGGACAG CCCTTTAAATCTCCTCCTCCGCTGCTGCCATCCATGTCTACAAACACGAAGCCTGGAATTTTAGGAAATAAACCACAACCACTGCTGAAATCTCCTAAGATCCCACCcctgattcccagcatgcagcCAAATCCAG GTGGTATGATCCAGATGTCCCATCATCAGCAGATGCCGTGGAACGGTCCATTTGAAGGTTGGGGCGGGGGAAGAAAGAGACATTTAGAGGTCATGGGTGGACGGAGAGGTGGACGCTG GGAGGACAGCAGCGGAGGTTCGTGGGGAGGAGACTCCGTCCACCAAAAGAGGAAAAGATGGAGGGCCGTCTCAGAGGATGAAGTGCCAAAAAAGAGCGCGTCGATAAACCCACACAGCAGTCCTCTCTTCTCCTGCTTCTCCAGGGACAC CCAATCCTGTGACCCTCTGGAGCTGCAGCGGAGGTACCCACACATGCAGAGGCCCTCAGACCTCTTCCACCTTCAGTTGTCCTGGACCGAGAGTTTCCCTCCCAACCATCCTCTGCGTCTGAGGGGTCCGTGTCTGTTTCACATGGGGTCACACCAGCCTGAGACTGCAGCAACTGTCAGCGAGTCCACAGGTTCCACATTCACCGTGAGG GTTCTGTTACTTTCAACGCCGTGTCTTGAGGACTTTTATTCACTGTGTTGTAATCTCTCAAAGGACGGTCAGACGCAGAAGGATGCTGTTCACCCCACAACACTGCTTAAG TTCATGTTGACAGACATCGGAGGGGAACTGCGTCTCCCGGGAGGTTCATGGTCATCCAGTACTGATGGAGCAGAGCCTGTGAAGGACAGTCAGACTCTGATCAACACTGCCGTCCGTTGTGTGAAGCATCAGACAGCCCTGGACCTCTCAGCCTGCACACAGTG GCACCGGATGGCTGAGCTCAAATATCTGTCTGAAGGAAAAACGGAGACGGTCGTGGTGTTTTTGCCAGATGTGTGGAGTCTGATGCCAACAGCGACAGAGTGGACGCTTTTACGGCAAGAACAGCAG AATGCTGAATCGACACCTCCCGAGGTTCCGTCTTTGGTTTTTAATCCAGCTGCTGGTGTGAATGTGTCCGTCGTGTGTCTGTCATCACTGTTGGAATCGCAGAGCTCTCAGACGAGGGACAGCTGTGAG GTGAGTCTAATGGCGGAGATGTTCAGCGAGATGCTGCAGAGGGATTTTGGACTTCAGCTGTATCAGTGTCTCTGCAGTCTGCCGCAGGGTCCTAGTGTCTCTTCCGCCTGCCACAAAGAAGACAACAGCACGTCTGTG TCTCTGCAGGAGGACAAGGCAGAAAAAACAGATGAGCGGCACGCGAAAAAGAAAGCAACAGATGCTAAAAAGAGAAGAGTTAAAGAGACTGATGAGCAGGGAGACACAGATGGGATTTCAGCGAAGGACGAGACTGAGCCAGCTGAGAAACCATTGGATCATGTGAAAGAGAGTAAAACTCAAACTGGAGGAGGAGACGCTCAGAGCAGCATGACATCAGACAATCAGACGTCTAAAGACAAC GAACGTCCACCAGGTTGGATCGCTGAACTTCCTCGTAAAGTTCTTTTGTCATGGACGTTCTTTGACCGGCAGCTGACAGGAAGCGTCAGAGAGCAAGACCTCCTCAACATCCTGCTCTCTCTCGGCCTGTATATCAGTCCTGCTCAG GCGCTAGATCTGGTCAGGAAGACAACGGTCAACGGAATTTGTGTCTACAGAAACCTGTGCAGTCGCTGGACAGACACAGATCACacagatgacatcatcagcGCTGAGG GGAATAAAGCGCTGTTGGCCGTACAGCCCTGCAGAGAGAAAGCCTCCGCCCGGCGCTCTTCTCCCAATCATAAAACAGATGTAGTGAACTACAAAGGGAACGTCATCAACATACCGAATCTGCTGCGGACCTTGGAGAGCAGCAGAACAGCCCAACATGAACTAGAGAAACAGATCGCCACGCTACAGTCCAGACTGG AGGCAGCAGAGGCGATGGACTCCTCTAGTCAGCACGATACGAGCCAACATGAAGAGCTGAAGAGGAATTTACAGAAAGCCGAGACGCTTAACAAAACATACGAGAGGAGTTTGAGAGAAAACACCAGCCAGGTGATGTCTGTCATTGAGAAGATGCAGAAAATGGTTGAACAG CAGCCCTCACAGAGGATGTAA